The genomic interval CTTCAAACTAAACGAACTAAAAATTCCTACCTCAGGTAGAGCTATTTCGATCCATGTTTTGCCATATCCTCCACGCACTAGCGCAGCGGGAAGACATATTGTATCTGCAATAACTTTGAACAGTAAAGCTCTTTCCAAATAAGACCCAACACGTAATTGTCCTAATGGGATGATGTTCGTTCCAAGATCATgtttaatttcattcagatGTAATTCAAGTTGGTGATCTATACACTTGGTAGTTGGATCAGGTCCAGATAGTTGATGTGCTACAAATTCACCGAGCATTTTCGCTCGGGACTTAACatattgaaaattcacaaGCCCCAATTGTTGCTGGTCATAactaaagatgaaaaattattgaaattacgATGCAAGTTCATGACTGCAAATACTACAAGTATGTGGTTGCAGTGGAAGTACTTACACATCTTTAGACTCCTTTGCAATTACCATGCATTTAAAGCGTTTCACCAACTCGCATAAGAAAGGATCAAAATCCAATTTCTCATGTTGTTCCGACCTTATTGCTTTTGTCACATCCGGGCCGTATGCAGAAAATATATTGTTCTTAGCAGCTATTTTTGGAACTGTGGCATTTCTTTCTGCAAATATGTAATTGTAAATGGTTTGGTTCGAGATAACTAATCAtggtataatttgaaaacggATGACCATTATTCGCAATCACCTAATTCACCCTCTGATTTGCTGTAGTCTTCTTTGACTTCCTGATTTCCATTTGCCAAAGGACgagactgattgtgagccaGATTACAAATGTATATCGTTTGTGCAGGATCCATATTCATAGTGAACAGTTGGTCCAGAATAGGGAATCTGTAAGACATTGTGGGTCTAGATTTGGAGGATTTGGAAATGCGAACTTGAACtaccaaaaatgaaattagcaagctcttgaaataaattttactcaTCAACTTACGGGTAGATACTTTTTTGGATTACATAAAAACCGTTCTTTGTAATGTCATTCAAAGACAAACACCCAGTCAAAGCGAATTTCGCTGGTAGGTATGAGCGAAACAATGCTTTAATGCATGCTTCCCAGGAAGGAGCAACGCTTGAAGGCAACCGATGTTTCAGCATGCTGCAATAAATCCGAAAAGCTTTGATAATAAAACAATTAAGTACCTACTATTCTACTATTTTGCTGTTAATCGTTCCATAAAGCTGTGGGGTGGATCAAATGTTATATAGTAATGCTATGCAGTGTTTACTACTCCAAGGATCCGGAAAGGATAAGTTGTGCGGCCATAACTTGATCGGAACATAATTGCATCATCAATCGAGCTGCCGCATTTCTGACTGGGACAGGTTCAGAATCtagtaataaattatataatttctGCGGCCCATCgatgcgtgaaaaaaattccctcgcCTCTTTTTCAACACAATATATTGATAATACGTCACAACAATTGACTTTGCATTCGGCTAGACTTGAATTGGTATCGGGCTGCAAGAGAAGTTGTTAATTCAAAATCATATCTGGACTGGAAAGAAATGAATTATGAATcagaatattttgaaaacacTCACTGCAATCGGTGTGCAGAGAACATCTATGAATTCGGCACTGATGATCTTCTCCCTGAAATCAGGATAACTACCAATAGCGCGAAGACATTGCAAAGCTGTAACTTGCATTTcgactgaaatattttcggttGGTTTTTTGATCATCCGTAATAAATGAATCTGCAATAACGTATCAACATACCATGACATTGATACATAACGATTGGCAATATAATGCGCAATTACCTGCCcttcaatttgaaataaattaaaacaattcCGGCGATCAGAGAACAATAGTTCTGCCAGGCAGTAGATAGCTGCGTGTCTCACAATTGGTtttaaattctcattttttacagAACCTTGATAGACGATTTTAGTTAAAGGTAAATGAAACATTATCTGACTAGATGATAAGCATCACTTTATTGCTTACCAATTATGCTTGGGATAGGATTTGATGAAGTTATTTCTTCAGCTGCGGGACCATATTGCACCATCTTGGCAATACCATAATAACTTGAACGAGCAACTTCGAGATTCAGAGGTTCGCACATTAAATTGAACAATTGGGGAATTATGCCTCGTTTGTGCAACTcctaaaattaaaatttcggaGTTATCAATATGGAGTTGTAATAAACCTACTCATATTGGAATGATTATTATAGCTATTGTAACTTTTTTGAAACagtaaatagaaaatttcttaCTTTTCTGCCATGTATCGAGTTTGCTAGTTGAACGATAACATTGAGGATATCTAATGCCAGTTTTTTATCACAACTCTCCATATAATTCAGAAGCTTGTGAATCCCGTCTGTGCTACAGAGCGAATCTACTGTCTTTTGATTATCGCATGCCAATGAGAGAATTTCTAATACTTTTTGATGCAGATCTTCGAATTCGACATTCTAGGGAATACAAATTCTATAGATGacttcaataaaatattaaacacATACTCTTCATCTCAGTAACAAATCTTACATCTAGGATATTTAGCAATGCTTCAGGACCTCGGGATAAACGGAATAATTTTTGGATGTTCTCATCCTTACACCTTGCAACTAGGAAGTTAATTACCTCCAGTGTTAGTAATTGAATGACTGGATATGGTTGTTTCAGCAGTTCTTgtattgatgaaaaatcgaaattctaGATCAATAGAAAATCACAGACCATCAGAATATGATTTAGAACTTGGAGTGAAAACAATTTCACCACTTCAAATTCTTTTCAGGGCTTAAATTCTACGACAAATCATTCGAGCCTAAATTTTGCAAACCTCTGTTTTGATTATCCGTTGTGCCGCTATCGGGTCTCTCAATAAGTTATGTATGATTTCAATCGAATTCTTTTTAACATCAGGATCAGCGGATTTAATTCGTTCAAATAAGAAATCGAAATTATTGCCACAATTCTCTAATAACTGAGCAACCCCAAACATATCTTTTGACAACTCTGCCAATATCAAACTAACGAACTCGTGGATAAAAATATCCGTATCATTT from Athalia rosae chromosome 1, iyAthRosa1.1, whole genome shotgun sequence carries:
- the LOC125500360 gene encoding uncharacterized protein LOC125500360 codes for the protein MLKHRLPSSVAPSWEACIKALFRSYLPAKFALTGCLSLNDITKNGFYVIQKSIYPFPILDQLFTMNMDPAQTIYICNLAHNQSRPLANGNQEVKEDYSKSEGELERNATVPKIAAKNNIFSAYGPDVTKAIRSEQHEKLDFDPFLCELVKRFKCMVIAKESKDVYDQQQLGLVNFQYVKSRAKMLGEFVAHQLSGPDPTTKCIDHQLELHLNEIKHDLGTNIIPLGQLRVGSYLERALLFKVIADTICLPAALVRGGYGKTWIEIALPEIEAQNDQESLNSFANRDADTGKHHISSSRFFDRRISSGNGHQSFENPIKESVSITKHTSSIYPTKLLRPNYIVDLIYEPGKLIPLETKEADQYCSYRSYF
- the LOC125500365 gene encoding uncharacterized protein LOC125500365, with protein sequence MFHLPLTKIVYQGSVKNENLKPIVRHAAIYCLAELLFSDRRNCFNLFQIEGQVIAHYIANRYVSMSWYVDTLLQIHLLRMIKKPTENISVEMQVTALQCLRAIGSYPDFREKIISAEFIDVLCTPIAPDTNSSLAECKVNCCDVLSIYCVEKEAREFFSRIDGPQKLYNLLLDSEPVPVRNAAARLMMQLCSDQVMAAQLILSGSLE
- the LOC105685141 gene encoding armadillo repeat-containing protein 3 is translated as MVKKRADKCKTTGKERDDHGVLTKTRFGPLSIEIKDPRSAILLLKSGEDQAVIAAIVALSKFGSKGIENLGILHDLNVVSLVIPLIIHEEIFIRRFATKLLAEMAVLNDVRNFLLGSQCYVSHFKNVLVNDTDIFIHEFVSLILAELSKDMFGVAQLLENCGNNFDFLFERIKSADPDVKKNSIEIIHNLLRDPIAAQRIIKTENFDFSSIQELLKQPYPVIQLLTLEVINFLVARCKDENIQKLFRLSRGPEALLNILDNVEFEDLHQKVLEILSLACDNQKTVDSLCSTDGIHKLLNYMESCDKKLALDILNVIVQLANSIHGRKELHKRGIIPQLFNLMCEPLNLEVARSSYYGIAKMVQYGPAAEEITSSNPIPSIIGKQ